Proteins found in one Methanobacterium sp. Maddingley MBC34 genomic segment:
- a CDS encoding DNA/RNA helicase, superfamily I (PFAM: Protein of unknown function (DUF3320)) codes for MSELSKVDIYRQIDVLRQSLLDLTMRNQLLNFRPRSMTVEVTEGELAEIYDRLVLKKSKRKLLQFIPRADSETTTGASYNKNKGYKDRSPGYNDNTHFENKEDHDSDVDQKSPLTGGSQTTTGKSLSTTDNGIKKVDHGDFSADELVKEPQFQENDLEDELSTSDDIADDTEAPDEVEVNSPDFSDTEMDNEALAPEESLLWEAPSLDQETLEKNKEIFLSTDLTPSELQRRLFYINQRARSMMEEQGYNILYLAMGFLKWQESNGTPGDREAPLILIPVELERRRVKGSFKLRWTGEDIIPNISLQAKLLDYGVEIPDFEMPRTQEGVDEYLDQVNESISHEKGWEVKDKVYLGFFSFTKFVMYKDLDPESWPEDMPLEENPLIKAIFDPAEEELSPGFQEDQVDVKLSSEDVYHVMDADSSQIAVIEDVKHGRDLVVEGPPGTGKSQTIVNLIAELLARGNTVLFVSEKMAALEVVKGRLDRVGLGEFCLELHSKKSQKKDVLEKLESVLRNPKPIDLSMDDDLSTIEELKSDLNEYVTLLHSPYAKINWTPYQLFGVKERSLHHFEKIGTKMPRFVVKNSKTCTLREWQRTINKFKELGELYKLVKPVSYNPWKYTHPDPILPAEEEEIETLLDETVDTLHELNLKAENLSKISGVNIPVTLEDTEHLIATVEIISSFPSLERELILNTKWDYDKLQVYNLIKSLEEYKAKTKGLKRFKEGVLDEDISSLLINFQEQKPKLLKFLSGDFKKAKKRIGKLYLGKTPENDEVILQDLEELIKCQKLQLKIRAQDELARSLFGSHWKREESEAENLKAISEWILKFRQALEEGRITEKILIILDSAQQYEIKQITREMHQDYDQILDYINQLDSYLHFDPDSALGNSLTKSPIDYLVSQISLLKVGLSGLQNWSRFSSSRVECLETVGKNLVELADKDEIEATDIIPCLEGNFADSLLRSLFLQEPSLSRFVGEVHEKKINEFRELDSKIINLNRFRIAQELHQNRPSLSGTASPRSELGVLKSEFSRKRGHMPIRKLLSICGGIIQSIKPCFMMSPLSIAQYLDPYSVKNLRFDYVIFDEASQVKPEDALGALLRARCAVIMGDTRQLPPTSFFDILIDVESDDYDLAVLADMESILHLCKRSFPSKMLRWHYRSRHESLIAVSNQEFYDNHLLIYPSPSQDSEELGLKLVHLPETVYDRGKTATNRAEAKAVIKAVFDHYQKYGSTKSLGVGTFNVRQQQAILEELELQLKLNPKMESYFKGNHGEHFFVKNLETIQGDERDVIMVSVGYGFDSEGNLSHNFGPVNQDGGERRLNVLLTRAREKCLIFSNFRGRDLQLSSSAPFGLRALKEFLEYAEKKTLTQQDLVQNNADDAFEEAVSEFLTEHGYEIHRRVGCAGFRVDLAVVDPEYPGRYLLGIACDGPMYQTSRVARDRDRLRQQILKGLGWRFYRLWSTDWYRNRADVQKRLLAIIEELLKEERAEEVIPPVEEDGIDSPVEDLEDGESVISSTEDGTDQEKDTDLSHVDEAVPPIPNGKGEIDSPLNDLPPNDSSLNDSPLDTSSLDETETHSKRLEIEEKEETNYSIENSTDFPELEEILESEKEESEKESSSDSQMRKEGKEELSNYMICEDTGVPVSGDIHSQPVGDIARAAMKVVEVEGPIHYNEVVKRIRTYWGLSRAGRRVQTVMKEAINLGLMDGQIIQKGDFLYYKDAPVVVRRRTGNPPAKMDLISPEEIAAAVKIILKSQYATQTDELIREVSRLFGAKVTRGPAISRIKGVIDDLIQKGEIEERPDGMVDLIRE; via the coding sequence ATGTCCGAACTTTCCAAGGTGGACATATACAGACAGATCGATGTTCTAAGGCAGAGCTTGCTGGACCTTACCATGCGTAACCAGCTTTTAAACTTCCGTCCCCGCAGCATGACTGTGGAGGTTACAGAAGGAGAACTGGCTGAGATTTACGACAGACTGGTCCTTAAAAAAAGCAAAAGGAAACTTTTACAATTTATTCCCAGGGCAGACTCCGAAACCACTACAGGTGCGAGTTATAATAAGAATAAGGGTTATAAAGATAGAAGTCCGGGTTATAACGATAACACTCATTTTGAAAATAAAGAAGATCATGACTCTGATGTAGATCAGAAATCTCCCTTAACTGGAGGAAGTCAAACCACAACCGGAAAATCGCTTAGTACTACTGATAACGGAATTAAAAAAGTAGATCATGGAGATTTTTCTGCTGATGAACTAGTTAAGGAACCCCAGTTCCAGGAGAATGATCTTGAAGATGAATTATCCACTTCAGATGATATTGCAGATGATACTGAGGCACCAGATGAAGTTGAGGTAAACTCCCCTGATTTTTCAGATACGGAAATGGATAACGAGGCACTTGCACCCGAAGAATCATTACTATGGGAAGCACCATCCCTAGACCAGGAAACCCTGGAAAAGAATAAAGAAATCTTTTTATCCACCGATTTAACGCCATCAGAACTTCAGCGCAGATTGTTTTATATAAATCAACGTGCCAGGTCAATGATGGAAGAGCAGGGTTACAATATTCTTTACCTGGCCATGGGATTCTTAAAATGGCAGGAAAGCAACGGAACACCAGGAGACCGTGAAGCACCCCTGATTCTGATACCAGTGGAACTGGAACGTAGACGAGTGAAGGGTTCTTTCAAGTTACGCTGGACTGGTGAAGACATAATCCCCAATATCTCTCTCCAGGCAAAACTCCTGGATTACGGGGTTGAAATACCTGATTTTGAAATGCCCCGAACCCAGGAAGGTGTTGATGAATATCTGGACCAGGTAAATGAATCTATTTCCCATGAAAAAGGATGGGAAGTTAAAGATAAGGTCTACCTTGGTTTTTTCAGTTTCACCAAATTCGTAATGTACAAGGACCTGGACCCGGAAAGCTGGCCAGAAGACATGCCCCTGGAAGAAAACCCCCTTATAAAGGCAATATTCGACCCAGCAGAAGAAGAGCTGAGTCCTGGATTCCAGGAAGACCAGGTGGACGTGAAACTATCCTCCGAAGATGTTTACCATGTTATGGACGCAGATTCATCACAGATCGCAGTGATAGAAGATGTGAAACATGGCCGTGACCTGGTGGTTGAGGGTCCCCCGGGAACTGGTAAATCCCAGACCATCGTAAACCTGATAGCCGAACTCCTGGCACGTGGTAACACTGTCCTATTTGTAAGTGAGAAAATGGCCGCCCTGGAAGTAGTTAAAGGCCGTCTGGACAGAGTGGGACTGGGAGAATTCTGTCTGGAACTGCACAGTAAAAAATCGCAGAAAAAGGATGTTCTGGAAAAGCTGGAAAGTGTCCTGCGCAATCCCAAACCAATTGATCTTTCAATGGATGATGATCTAAGCACCATTGAAGAGCTCAAATCAGACCTGAATGAATATGTCACCCTGCTACATTCTCCCTATGCAAAAATCAACTGGACGCCTTACCAGCTTTTTGGTGTTAAGGAGAGATCATTACACCATTTCGAGAAAATAGGCACTAAAATGCCACGTTTCGTGGTGAAAAATAGCAAAACTTGCACCTTACGGGAATGGCAGCGAACTATAAATAAGTTCAAGGAACTGGGAGAGTTGTACAAACTGGTGAAACCAGTATCTTACAATCCATGGAAATACACCCATCCTGACCCCATACTACCAGCTGAAGAAGAGGAAATTGAAACCCTGCTGGATGAAACCGTTGACACACTCCATGAACTGAATTTAAAGGCAGAAAACCTTTCCAAAATATCGGGTGTTAATATACCGGTGACACTGGAGGATACAGAACATCTGATAGCAACAGTGGAGATAATCTCCTCATTCCCTTCCCTGGAGAGGGAACTCATCCTTAACACCAAATGGGATTATGACAAATTACAGGTTTACAATCTCATTAAAAGTTTGGAAGAATACAAAGCCAAAACCAAAGGCCTGAAAAGGTTTAAAGAAGGAGTTTTGGATGAGGATATTTCATCCTTACTCATAAATTTCCAGGAACAAAAACCGAAACTACTGAAATTCCTTAGCGGAGATTTTAAGAAGGCTAAAAAACGGATCGGTAAACTTTACCTTGGTAAAACCCCTGAAAATGATGAGGTAATACTTCAAGACCTTGAAGAACTCATAAAATGCCAGAAGCTGCAGTTAAAGATCAGGGCACAGGATGAACTGGCCAGATCCCTGTTTGGCTCCCACTGGAAGAGGGAGGAAAGTGAAGCTGAAAACCTGAAGGCCATATCAGAATGGATACTTAAATTCAGACAAGCCCTGGAAGAAGGCAGGATCACCGAGAAAATCCTCATAATTCTGGATTCAGCGCAGCAGTATGAAATTAAACAGATCACCCGGGAAATGCACCAAGATTATGACCAGATACTGGATTACATAAACCAGCTGGACAGTTACCTCCACTTTGACCCTGACTCGGCTTTAGGGAATTCCCTGACCAAAAGCCCCATTGATTACTTAGTATCCCAGATTTCGCTATTAAAAGTGGGACTATCTGGTTTACAAAACTGGTCCCGTTTCAGCTCCTCCCGGGTCGAATGCCTGGAAACAGTGGGGAAAAACTTGGTGGAACTGGCAGATAAAGATGAAATTGAAGCAACAGACATCATCCCATGCCTGGAGGGAAACTTTGCAGACTCCCTGCTGCGCAGTCTTTTCCTGCAGGAACCGTCACTTTCTCGTTTCGTGGGAGAGGTTCATGAGAAGAAGATAAATGAATTCAGGGAACTGGACAGTAAGATTATAAATCTCAACCGTTTCAGGATAGCCCAGGAATTGCACCAGAACCGACCATCACTTTCAGGCACTGCATCACCCCGTTCAGAGCTGGGAGTGCTTAAAAGTGAGTTTTCCCGTAAAAGGGGACATATGCCTATTAGAAAATTGTTATCCATCTGTGGGGGAATAATACAGTCCATAAAACCCTGTTTCATGATGAGTCCCCTTTCCATTGCCCAGTACCTGGACCCTTACAGTGTGAAGAACCTTCGTTTTGATTACGTTATTTTCGATGAAGCCAGTCAGGTAAAACCGGAAGATGCCCTAGGAGCACTATTAAGGGCCAGATGTGCAGTTATAATGGGTGACACCCGGCAGTTACCTCCCACCAGTTTTTTCGATATTTTGATTGATGTGGAAAGTGATGATTATGACCTGGCAGTGCTAGCAGATATGGAAAGCATTCTCCACCTCTGCAAACGAAGCTTCCCATCAAAGATGCTGCGCTGGCACTACCGTAGCCGTCATGAATCCCTCATAGCGGTGAGTAACCAGGAATTTTATGATAACCACCTTCTGATCTATCCTTCACCCAGCCAGGACTCTGAAGAACTGGGACTTAAACTGGTCCACCTTCCGGAAACTGTTTACGACCGGGGAAAAACTGCCACCAACAGGGCAGAGGCCAAAGCAGTTATCAAAGCCGTGTTCGATCATTACCAGAAGTACGGTAGCACCAAGAGCCTTGGTGTGGGTACCTTCAATGTACGTCAGCAGCAGGCCATCTTAGAAGAACTGGAACTGCAGTTGAAGCTCAACCCTAAAATGGAGAGTTACTTTAAAGGGAACCATGGGGAGCATTTCTTCGTGAAAAACCTGGAAACAATCCAGGGAGATGAAAGAGATGTAATAATGGTTAGTGTGGGTTATGGATTTGATTCGGAAGGTAATTTAAGCCATAACTTCGGACCGGTTAACCAGGATGGAGGAGAAAGACGTTTAAACGTTCTCCTAACAAGGGCCAGGGAGAAATGTTTGATATTTTCCAATTTCAGGGGCCGGGACCTTCAATTAAGTTCAAGCGCGCCTTTTGGTCTTCGTGCCCTTAAGGAATTCCTGGAATATGCGGAGAAGAAAACTCTGACCCAACAGGATCTAGTTCAGAACAATGCTGATGATGCCTTTGAAGAGGCTGTCTCTGAATTTTTAACTGAACACGGATATGAAATTCACCGCAGAGTGGGCTGCGCTGGTTTCCGGGTTGACCTTGCAGTTGTGGACCCCGAATACCCTGGACGTTACCTCCTGGGCATTGCCTGTGACGGACCGATGTACCAGACCAGCAGGGTGGCCCGGGACCGGGACAGGCTCCGTCAACAGATTTTGAAAGGATTGGGATGGCGTTTCTATCGTTTATGGTCTACAGATTGGTACCGAAACCGTGCGGATGTGCAAAAACGTCTCCTGGCAATAATAGAAGAACTCTTAAAAGAGGAACGTGCCGAGGAAGTTATTCCACCCGTGGAAGAGGATGGGATTGATTCCCCTGTAGAAGATCTGGAAGATGGAGAGAGTGTAATTAGTTCTACAGAAGACGGAACGGACCAGGAAAAGGATACTGATCTTTCCCATGTAGATGAAGCAGTACCCCCAATTCCAAATGGAAAGGGTGAAATTGATTCCCCATTAAATGATTTACCACCAAATGATTCTTCATTAAATGATTCCCCATTAGATACTTCTTCATTAGATGAAACAGAAACCCATTCTAAAAGATTAGAAATAGAAGAAAAAGAAGAAACTAATTACTCTATTGAAAATTCTACTGATTTCCCAGAGCTGGAAGAGATTTTAGAATCTGAAAAAGAAGAATCAGAAAAAGAATCTTCTTCTGATTCCCAGATGAGAAAAGAAGGTAAAGAGGAATTATCCAATTATATGATCTGTGAGGACACGGGTGTACCTGTTTCCGGGGACATTCACAGCCAGCCAGTGGGAGATATTGCCAGGGCAGCAATGAAAGTAGTGGAAGTAGAAGGCCCCATACACTACAACGAGGTTGTAAAACGTATCCGAACCTACTGGGGACTTAGCCGAGCAGGAAGGCGCGTACAGACAGTTATGAAAGAGGCCATCAACCTGGGATTGATGGATGGCCAGATAATCCAGAAAGGCGACTTTTTATATTACAAAGATGCACCGGTGGTTGTTCGCAGAAGAACTGGTAATCCCCCAGCCAAGATGGATCTTATAAGTCCTGAAGAAATCGCTGCTGCAGTGAAGATAATCCTAAAATCACAGTATGCCACCCAGACTGATGAACTGATCAGGGAAGTTTCACGACTCTTCGGAGCTAAAGTAACTCGTGGCCCTGCAATAAGCCGGATTAAAGGAGTTATTGATGATCTGATTCAAAAGGGTGAGATCGAAGAACGACCAGATGGAATGGTGGATCTTATCAGAGAATAA
- a CDS encoding putative protein of DIM6/NTAB family (PFAM: Flavin reductase like domain) produces the protein MQLKNFKRESIIPLPVTFISTLSPEGVRNVAPYSCLMPILRPFDLICVATAGVMRDTFENMKAREEFVISLPGMDLAGSVMPTAKFVPPEVNEYELAGLEEKPSQKIETPGVDGCYAWMECKLHKIVSEEYDNFPYALVVGKVVHLEVRDDIYNVENGSWDVEKAKPLMMTESNQGMHFCTVKDMGWFEPYGAMFPNGKDPLAGMYED, from the coding sequence ATGCAGCTAAAAAACTTCAAAAGAGAGTCCATAATACCCCTGCCTGTGACCTTCATTTCCACCCTCAGTCCAGAGGGAGTGCGAAACGTGGCCCCCTATTCCTGTCTGATGCCTATTTTACGTCCATTCGACCTGATCTGCGTGGCCACTGCTGGGGTAATGAGGGACACCTTCGAAAACATGAAGGCCAGGGAAGAATTCGTCATCAGCCTCCCAGGAATGGATCTGGCTGGTAGTGTAATGCCAACCGCCAAATTCGTCCCTCCAGAGGTTAATGAATATGAACTGGCTGGTCTGGAAGAAAAACCCAGCCAGAAGATTGAAACACCCGGAGTAGACGGATGTTACGCCTGGATGGAATGCAAACTCCATAAGATCGTATCAGAAGAATATGATAATTTCCCCTACGCACTGGTTGTGGGGAAAGTGGTGCACCTGGAAGTACGGGATGATATATACAACGTTGAAAATGGCTCATGGGATGTGGAAAAAGCCAAACCCTTGATGATGACCGAGTCCAACCAGGGAATGCACTTCTGCACTGTGAAGGACATGGGCTGGTTCGAACCATACGGGGCCATGTTCCCCAATGGTAAGGATCCTCTGGCTGGAATGTACGAAGATTAA
- a CDS encoding hypothetical protein (PFAM: Protein of unknown function (DUF1212)), translating into MVPETNSYHINPSNISDGGDLPPNLLEFLTEIARAMTAAGIAVMTIEAILKNICRAYGVKAQEVIDFPTFVLIKISDGNSKALAVTGQKPGLLPLDQVSRLYELIYQAENAEITPEQGIIRINDIINVKRKHNYIRHILGYALYSIGLGMLLLPTTNDLLFCGALGAIVGLIIGYSEDKPRLTLILPVLTAFLVSMIFFFGVKQGIVKGSLTILVPALSYFIPGVVLATGMYELAANNVISGASRLVQGVVILLLLLFGVIMGLQVVGLSAGTYMVAYLATPLGWWAPYIGILVFTLGMYLLMSIRNRDMLGVLIVLSATFLGLQAGNYLLGGLFGAFLGSAIMTVLGTFLERSKLKTPYYVSIIPAFWILVPGSLGFISLATLAGANYSASISNLIMVVLTFVAISMGLLIGAVIADPLKIE; encoded by the coding sequence ATGGTTCCTGAAACTAATTCATACCACATAAACCCTTCCAACATATCAGATGGGGGTGATTTACCTCCAAATCTACTGGAATTTTTAACAGAAATAGCCCGGGCTATGACTGCTGCAGGCATTGCAGTGATGACAATAGAAGCTATTTTAAAGAACATATGCCGGGCTTATGGGGTTAAAGCCCAGGAAGTGATTGACTTTCCCACCTTCGTACTCATCAAGATCAGCGATGGGAATTCAAAAGCCCTGGCAGTAACCGGGCAGAAACCGGGCCTCTTACCCCTTGACCAGGTGTCACGATTATATGAGTTAATTTACCAGGCAGAAAATGCAGAAATAACTCCAGAACAGGGTATTATCCGTATAAATGATATAATAAATGTTAAACGTAAGCATAACTACATAAGACACATTTTAGGATATGCACTGTACTCCATTGGTCTGGGAATGCTACTTTTGCCCACAACTAATGATTTACTATTCTGTGGGGCATTAGGGGCAATTGTAGGTTTAATTATAGGATACTCTGAGGATAAACCCAGACTAACCCTTATTTTACCGGTTTTAACTGCATTCCTGGTGTCCATGATCTTCTTTTTCGGTGTGAAGCAGGGAATTGTAAAGGGATCCCTGACCATACTGGTCCCAGCACTTTCCTACTTCATCCCAGGGGTGGTTCTGGCCACTGGAATGTACGAACTGGCAGCCAACAACGTAATATCTGGTGCCAGCCGCCTGGTCCAGGGAGTGGTCATACTGTTACTCCTCCTCTTTGGGGTTATAATGGGTCTTCAGGTGGTTGGACTCTCTGCGGGGACTTACATGGTGGCGTATCTGGCCACACCCCTTGGATGGTGGGCTCCCTACATTGGGATCCTGGTTTTCACCCTGGGAATGTACCTCTTAATGTCCATTAGAAACCGTGACATGTTGGGAGTTTTGATTGTGCTATCTGCCACTTTCCTGGGACTTCAGGCTGGAAACTACCTCCTGGGAGGTCTGTTCGGCGCATTTTTAGGCTCGGCCATCATGACAGTCTTGGGCACATTCCTGGAACGTTCAAAGCTTAAAACACCATACTACGTATCTATTATACCTGCATTCTGGATTTTAGTACCTGGATCTCTTGGATTCATAAGTCTGGCAACACTGGCTGGAGCGAACTATTCTGCATCCATTTCCAACCTGATTATGGTGGTCCTGACCTTTGTGGCCATTTCCATGGGATTACTCATCGGTGCGGTGATTGCTGATCCATTGAAAATCGAATAA
- a CDS encoding formylmethanofuran dehydrogenase subunit E (PFAM: Prokaryotic dksA/traR C4-type zinc finger; FmdE, Molybdenum formylmethanofuran dehydrogenase operon), translating into MENTKECEIIPFSEVTKFHGHSCPGTAIGYRVAEIAICELVSSRAEDEELVAIVENDSCSVDAIQVVTGCTMGKGNLIFKDNGKQVYTFLNRKTGKALRISLKNNIDEIAPEFSKAREMASSPSATQKEKNEFMKAKDAFTEKILSDISAQELFKVESVEVEFPEEARIFKSIYCAKCGEPVAEHRARVENGEIVCLPCFNNYSRT; encoded by the coding sequence ATGGAAAATACCAAAGAATGTGAAATAATTCCCTTTTCTGAAGTAACTAAATTCCACGGGCATTCCTGTCCTGGAACAGCTATAGGCTATCGTGTAGCCGAAATAGCTATATGTGAATTAGTTTCATCCCGGGCAGAAGATGAAGAACTGGTGGCTATCGTTGAAAATGACAGCTGCAGTGTGGATGCCATTCAAGTGGTAACTGGCTGTACTATGGGCAAGGGCAACCTAATATTCAAGGATAATGGTAAACAGGTTTACACATTTCTAAACCGGAAAACTGGAAAGGCACTGCGTATATCACTTAAAAACAACATTGACGAGATCGCCCCTGAATTTTCAAAAGCACGTGAAATGGCATCATCTCCTTCAGCCACTCAAAAAGAGAAGAATGAATTCATGAAAGCCAAAGATGCATTCACTGAAAAGATTCTATCAGATATTTCTGCCCAGGAACTCTTCAAAGTGGAAAGTGTTGAAGTGGAATTTCCAGAAGAAGCAAGGATATTCAAGTCCATATACTGTGCTAAGTGTGGGGAGCCAGTGGCTGAACACAGGGCCAGGGTGGAAAATGGCGAAATAGTATGTTTGCCTTGTTTCAATAACTATTCTAGGACATAA
- a CDS encoding alkylhydroperoxidase AhpD family protein (PFAM: Carboxymuconolactone decarboxylase family~TIGRFAM: alkylhydroperoxidase AhpD family core domain) — MEEKARPNRFTEVLGEDVDIAFKKLASEILKDGALTLKEKSLIALACAVAVKCEPCTRAHKKQALKTGATQKEIMEAAAVAGLVRMGSGFNTAYALLDDQESGKKLRYKPPVNDAKKYDHKSDESKTIERKPDGYLNSILEKGSSNKIHK, encoded by the coding sequence ATGGAAGAAAAAGCCCGACCTAACCGGTTTACAGAGGTTCTTGGTGAAGATGTGGATATTGCCTTTAAAAAATTGGCATCAGAAATATTAAAGGATGGTGCTTTAACTCTCAAGGAAAAAAGTCTCATTGCCCTGGCCTGTGCTGTTGCAGTGAAATGTGAGCCATGCACCCGTGCACACAAGAAACAAGCTCTTAAAACAGGTGCAACTCAAAAAGAAATTATGGAAGCTGCTGCTGTGGCTGGTCTGGTACGTATGGGTTCCGGGTTTAACACCGCCTATGCACTTTTAGATGATCAGGAATCTGGGAAAAAATTACGTTATAAACCACCTGTCAACGATGCAAAAAAGTATGACCACAAATCTGATGAATCAAAAACTATTGAAAGGAAGCCTGACGGATATCTGAACAGTATTCTAGAAAAAGGTTCATCGAATAAAATTCACAAATAA
- a CDS encoding putative unusual protein kinase (PFAM: ABC1 family) translates to MKSFSRKKIDYQRLKEIVHLLAKYQFDNVVGELELKGSRWGDLLYKYDSDLDLDSSAPERLRMVFEELGPTFIKLGQMMSTRADLVGQEMADEFTKLQDDTLPFDFDTVKVIVEGELGKPLDQLFQSFEEEHLAAASIGQVHRAVLPDGTLVAIKVQRPGIHDLVEKDLVIMHHLADLVHTKIPSLQVFNVPEIVDEFDKSIHKEMDYSLEARNTQNFQANFADDEGIRSPMVFPEYSTSMVLTMEFIQGTKMSQVMENTEGFDNKLLAERVAKSYFQQLLVDGFFHADPHPGNLYVLEDNVVCYIDFGMMGHIDHDFMQNLGELFVQVIDYKVDAIINQLIYMGIINDSVDRTILKRDIMDILDRYYGASLSDIHLGHILSELALPLITKYQARVPPEFTLIARAVSLIEEVAYSLDGEFDATAQFKPMVKKLLLQKFNPKNMADVFMDNMFELEHLVKNLPQNINRLVAKVENGEIKVRYSEELSEDIERTSNKLVVAIIVAALLLGSSWIIQINTGPMIWGMPILGFLGFAASGVLGVGLIIYILRYRKI, encoded by the coding sequence ATGAAGTCATTTTCCCGGAAAAAAATAGATTACCAGCGTTTAAAAGAGATTGTACACTTATTGGCTAAGTACCAGTTTGATAATGTGGTGGGTGAGCTGGAGCTTAAGGGGTCGCGCTGGGGAGATCTATTGTACAAATACGATTCTGATCTTGATCTGGATTCATCTGCCCCGGAAAGGTTAAGAATGGTTTTTGAGGAACTGGGGCCCACTTTTATTAAACTGGGGCAGATGATGAGCACCCGGGCGGATCTGGTGGGGCAGGAGATGGCTGATGAGTTCACCAAACTCCAGGATGACACCCTACCCTTTGATTTTGACACGGTAAAGGTAATTGTGGAGGGTGAACTGGGAAAACCATTAGACCAGTTATTCCAGAGCTTTGAAGAGGAACATCTGGCTGCGGCTTCCATTGGCCAGGTGCACCGTGCTGTTTTACCCGATGGCACCCTGGTGGCGATAAAGGTACAGAGGCCGGGTATTCATGACTTGGTGGAAAAAGACCTGGTTATCATGCATCATCTGGCTGATCTGGTCCATACGAAAATTCCCAGCCTGCAAGTGTTCAATGTTCCGGAGATTGTGGATGAATTTGATAAATCTATCCATAAAGAGATGGACTACAGCCTGGAAGCCAGGAACACCCAGAATTTCCAGGCTAACTTCGCTGATGATGAGGGGATCCGTTCTCCAATGGTCTTCCCCGAGTATTCAACATCCATGGTTTTAACCATGGAGTTCATCCAGGGAACCAAGATGAGTCAGGTAATGGAGAACACGGAAGGCTTTGATAACAAGCTATTGGCAGAAAGGGTGGCTAAATCCTATTTCCAGCAGTTACTGGTGGATGGATTTTTCCATGCCGACCCCCACCCTGGAAACCTATACGTTTTAGAGGACAATGTGGTATGTTACATTGACTTTGGGATGATGGGACATATTGACCATGATTTCATGCAGAACCTGGGTGAACTCTTTGTTCAGGTGATTGACTACAAGGTGGATGCAATTATCAACCAGCTTATCTACATGGGCATTATCAACGACTCAGTGGATAGAACTATTCTTAAAAGGGATATAATGGATATACTGGACCGTTACTATGGTGCTAGTTTGAGTGATATACACCTGGGTCATATCTTAAGTGAACTGGCCCTGCCCCTGATTACCAAGTACCAGGCCAGGGTACCACCGGAATTCACCCTTATTGCCAGGGCAGTATCTCTTATTGAGGAGGTAGCCTACTCACTTGATGGGGAATTTGATGCCACTGCCCAGTTCAAACCAATGGTGAAGAAACTACTCCTGCAAAAATTCAATCCCAAAAACATGGCGGATGTATTTATGGATAACATGTTTGAACTGGAGCACCTGGTGAAGAACTTACCTCAAAACATTAACCGACTGGTGGCTAAGGTTGAAAACGGGGAGATAAAGGTCCGTTACTCAGAGGAACTCTCTGAAGACATTGAAAGAACCAGTAATAAACTGGTGGTGGCCATAATAGTCGCGGCACTGCTTCTGGGGTCCTCATGGATTATTCAGATCAACACCGGGCCAATGATCTGGGGGATGCCAATTTTGGGATTTTTGGGGTTTGCTGCCAGTGGAGTGCTGGGTGTGGGGCTTATAATCTATATTCTGCGTTACCGGAAAATTTAG